The following proteins are co-located in the Fusobacteria bacterium ZRK30 genome:
- a CDS encoding ribosome maturation factor RimP, translating to MAKKVDEKLLERVEKLLVPVLKPIELELVDMEYVQDGAYWFLRIYLEKIDGEITLDECAKVSNSISEDVDKMIEDKFFLEVSSPGLERPLKKEKDFVRFAGEKIKVILKHKLEDSRNWTGELEKLEGSVVYLNTEKKTLEIPFEEIKKANIVFEFKDK from the coding sequence ATGGCAAAAAAAGTGGATGAAAAACTATTGGAAAGGGTAGAAAAATTACTAGTTCCAGTATTAAAACCCATAGAATTAGAATTGGTTGATATGGAATATGTTCAAGATGGAGCCTATTGGTTTTTAAGAATATACTTAGAAAAAATTGATGGTGAAATTACTTTAGATGAATGTGCTAAGGTGAGCAATAGTATTTCAGAAGATGTAGACAAGATGATAGAGGATAAATTTTTCTTAGAGGTGTCTTCGCCAGGTTTAGAGAGACCACTCAAAAAAGAGAAGGATTTTGTAAGATTTGCTGGGGAAAAAATCAAAGTTATACTAAAGCATAAACTTGAAGATTCGAGAAATTGGACTGGAGAATTGGAAAAACTAGAAGGATCTGTAGTTTATTTAAATACTGAGAAAAAAACTTTAGAAATTCCTTTTGAGGAAATAAAAAAAGCTAATATAGTTTTTGAATTTAAAGATAAATAG
- the nusA gene encoding transcription termination factor NusA, giving the protein MTKKDFKIFLEALDELEKEKGISKEELIETIEQAILAAYKKNYGEYDNLSVRIDEKKAKIIIFVPKTVVTSVQDDELEIELSEAQMIPGKKRSKIGDVVEIEENCEEFKRNAIQNGKQIVIQKVREAERQHLYDNFKENEHEMLNGIIRRIDERRNIHIEFDMKEAVLTIQEQSPADLYRVGDRLKVYVSEVEKTNKYPKIIISRKHDDFLRKLFELEVPEIEEGIIELKSVVREAGSRAKVAVYSDNEDIDTVGACIGQRGLRIKNIVTELNGEKIDIIEWKEDKKEFVKAALSPAKVESVEILDDEETARVIVEKSQLSLAIGKAGQNARLAAKLTGMRVDIKTLEDVMAAEEEAKLSEELSLEDNKIEETVEGENE; this is encoded by the coding sequence GTGACAAAAAAAGATTTTAAAATTTTCTTAGAAGCTTTAGATGAGTTAGAAAAAGAAAAAGGGATTAGTAAGGAAGAATTAATAGAAACAATAGAGCAAGCTATCCTTGCAGCATATAAGAAAAATTATGGTGAGTACGATAATTTATCAGTAAGAATAGATGAAAAGAAAGCAAAAATAATTATTTTTGTTCCTAAAACAGTAGTAACAAGTGTTCAAGATGATGAGTTAGAGATAGAATTATCTGAAGCTCAAATGATACCTGGAAAGAAAAGATCAAAGATCGGTGACGTAGTAGAGATCGAAGAAAATTGTGAAGAGTTCAAGAGAAATGCTATCCAAAATGGAAAACAAATTGTTATCCAAAAAGTAAGGGAAGCAGAGAGACAACATCTATATGATAACTTCAAAGAAAATGAACATGAGATGTTAAATGGTATCATCAGAAGAATAGATGAAAGAAGAAACATCCATATTGAGTTTGACATGAAAGAAGCTGTATTAACTATACAAGAGCAATCACCAGCTGATTTATACAGAGTTGGAGACAGACTTAAGGTATATGTATCTGAAGTTGAAAAAACAAATAAATATCCTAAGATAATAATTTCTAGAAAGCATGATGACTTCTTAAGAAAATTATTTGAATTAGAAGTTCCTGAGATAGAAGAGGGAATAATAGAGTTAAAATCAGTAGTAAGAGAAGCGGGGTCAAGAGCTAAAGTAGCAGTATACTCAGACAATGAAGATATTGACACTGTAGGAGCCTGTATCGGTCAAAGAGGACTTAGAATCAAGAATATAGTTACTGAACTTAATGGTGAAAAGATAGATATCATCGAGTGGAAAGAGGATAAAAAAGAGTTCGTTAAAGCTGCTCTTAGTCCGGCTAAAGTAGAATCTGTAGAGATCTTAGACGATGAAGAAACAGCAAGAGTAATAGTAGAAAAGAGTCAACTATCTCTTGCTATCGGTAAAGCAGGTCAAAACGCAAGATTAGCAGCTAAATTAACAGGAATGAGAGTAGACATTAAAACTCTTGAAGATGTAATGGCTGCTGAAGAGGAAGCGAAATTATCTGAAGAACTTTCTTTAGAAGATAACAAGATAGAGGAAACAGTTGAGGGAGAAAATGAATAA